The Oryzias melastigma strain HK-1 linkage group LG13, ASM292280v2, whole genome shotgun sequence genome window below encodes:
- the zgc:174895 gene encoding adenine phosphoribosyltransferase: MDVLEVPANRQKGWYLSLMAPNTKGPAFAWLDPSRLYCNPQALADCVKDLLSPFDSDTIDLVAGIDAMGFILGASVASTLGKGFLAIRKAGHLCVATQSQNYTDYTGREKTMEVRLDVLKPGVRVLLVDQWIETGGTMKAAIQLVERLGATVVGVAAVAIENTEGGKWVKENYKFSHCIPEELQSQIDQKYLNSFKSFDQ, from the exons ATGGACGTGTTGGAAGTTCCAGCCAACCGACAGAAAGGATGGTACCTTTCTCTGATGGCGCCCAACACGAAAGGACCTGCGTTTGCTTGGTTAGACCCGTCAAGACTTTACTGTAACCCTCAG GCTCTTGCAGACTGTGTGAAAGACCTCCTCAGTCCATTTGACAGCGACACCATTGACCTGGTTGCTGGGATTGATGCAATGGGATTTATTCTTG GAGCGTCTGTTGCCAGCACTCTTGGAAAAGGCTTCCTGGCTATTCGCAAAGCGGGTCATCTATGCGTGGCAACCCAGAGCCAGAACTACACAGACTACACAGGCAGAGAAAAGACTATGGAAGTAAGACTGGATGTACTAAAACCAG GTGTGAGGGTGTTGTTAGTGGATCAGTGGATTGAGACAGGAGGAACCATGAAAGCTGCCATCCAACTGGTGGAGAGGCTGGGAGCCACAGTTGTAG GCGTGGCAGCAGTCGCCATTGAAAACACGGAAGGAGGAAAGTGGGTCAAAGAAAACTACAAGTTCTCCCACTGCATCCCCGAAGAGCTGCAGAGCCAAATCGACCAGAAATATCTGAACTCCTTCAAAAGCTTTGACCAATAG
- the rab34a gene encoding ras-related protein Rab-34a isoform X1, with amino-acid sequence MSIRVSSMSVLPPVRRDRIIAHLPQPFRQEAALHITNDFNNKVKTACQEQRTGTVGRFKISKVIVVGDLAVGKTCLINRFCKDAFDKNYKATIGVDFEMERFEVLGVPFSLQLWDTAGQERFKCIASTYYRGAQVVVIVFDLNDIASLGHSRQWLEDALKENDPTSVQLFLVGTKKDLSSPAQYSQIEQDALRLAKEIHAEYWAVSSLTGENVREFFFRLASLAFETNVLAELEKSGSRQIGDVVRINSTSSNLYASSKKKQPNCCQ; translated from the exons ATGTCTATCAGAGTATCCTCCATGAGTGTTCTTCCTCCGGTCCGCCGGGACCGAATCATCGCTCATCTTCCTCAG CCCTTCAGACAGGAAGCAGCTCTGCACATTACAAATGATTTTAACAACAAGGTGAAAACGGCGTGCCAGGAGCAGCGCACCGGCACTGTCGG CAGATTTAAAATTTCAAAGGTCATCGTGGTTGGGGATCTGGCTGTGGGGAAAACTTGTCTGATTAATAG GTTCTGCAAGGATGCTTTCGATAAGAACTACAAGGCGACCATCGGTGTGGACTTTGAGATGGAGCGCTTCGAGGTGCTGGGTGTTCCTTTCAGCCTGCAGCT GTGGGACACAGCCGGTCAGGAGAGGTTCAAGTGCATCGCTTCTACCTACTACAGAGGGGCTCAGG TTGTAGTGATTGTATTTGACCTTAACGACATTGCCTCTTTGGGACATTCAAG GCAGTGGCTTGAAGACGCCTTGAAAGAGAACGACCCCACCAGTGTTCAGCTGTTCCTCGTCGGCACAAAGAAAGACTTGAGC TCTCCAGCTCAGTATTCTCAGATCGAACAAGATGCCCTCAGACTGGCAAAGGAGATCCATGCAGAGTACTGGGCTGTTTCGTCACTGACAG gGGAAAACGTGAGGGAGTTTTTCTTCCGGCTGGCCTCTCTGGCCTTTGAGACGAATGTCCTCGCTGAGTTGGAGAAAAGTGGATCCAGACAAATTGGAGACGTTGTCC GAATCAACAGCACTTCAAGCAATCTGTATGCTTCATCCAAAAAGAAACAGCCCAACTGCTGTCAGTGA
- the rab34a gene encoding ras-related protein Rab-34a isoform X2, whose product MSIRVSSMSVLPPVRRDRIIAHLPQPFRQEAALHITNDFNNKVKTACQEQRTGTVGFKISKVIVVGDLAVGKTCLINRFCKDAFDKNYKATIGVDFEMERFEVLGVPFSLQLWDTAGQERFKCIASTYYRGAQVVVIVFDLNDIASLGHSRQWLEDALKENDPTSVQLFLVGTKKDLSSPAQYSQIEQDALRLAKEIHAEYWAVSSLTGENVREFFFRLASLAFETNVLAELEKSGSRQIGDVVRINSTSSNLYASSKKKQPNCCQ is encoded by the exons ATGTCTATCAGAGTATCCTCCATGAGTGTTCTTCCTCCGGTCCGCCGGGACCGAATCATCGCTCATCTTCCTCAG CCCTTCAGACAGGAAGCAGCTCTGCACATTACAAATGATTTTAACAACAAGGTGAAAACGGCGTGCCAGGAGCAGCGCACCGGCACTGTCGG ATTTAAAATTTCAAAGGTCATCGTGGTTGGGGATCTGGCTGTGGGGAAAACTTGTCTGATTAATAG GTTCTGCAAGGATGCTTTCGATAAGAACTACAAGGCGACCATCGGTGTGGACTTTGAGATGGAGCGCTTCGAGGTGCTGGGTGTTCCTTTCAGCCTGCAGCT GTGGGACACAGCCGGTCAGGAGAGGTTCAAGTGCATCGCTTCTACCTACTACAGAGGGGCTCAGG TTGTAGTGATTGTATTTGACCTTAACGACATTGCCTCTTTGGGACATTCAAG GCAGTGGCTTGAAGACGCCTTGAAAGAGAACGACCCCACCAGTGTTCAGCTGTTCCTCGTCGGCACAAAGAAAGACTTGAGC TCTCCAGCTCAGTATTCTCAGATCGAACAAGATGCCCTCAGACTGGCAAAGGAGATCCATGCAGAGTACTGGGCTGTTTCGTCACTGACAG gGGAAAACGTGAGGGAGTTTTTCTTCCGGCTGGCCTCTCTGGCCTTTGAGACGAATGTCCTCGCTGAGTTGGAGAAAAGTGGATCCAGACAAATTGGAGACGTTGTCC GAATCAACAGCACTTCAAGCAATCTGTATGCTTCATCCAAAAAGAAACAGCCCAACTGCTGTCAGTGA
- the tlcd1 gene encoding TLC domain-containing protein 1, producing MEALVPLVKSYPGLSVLAVSLVFRLTHRLLQNLPVPKVVRQDAFRSWKWKNLSVSMVHSVLTAVWALTCVVVSPELLGDLRSYHTPLSYLLVCVSTGYFVQDAGDIILTGHARGSWEFLLHHAMVIWCFLYTLYTHLFIAGAVIALFVEVNSVTLHLRLMLKLAGAQDSSLYYVNKFVNMVTYIAFRLSAQFYLTWYLTSNYSLLEHSGYFLTSIMVMNIMILVYFYRLLRTDFFPRKKHFVGQNGVHNNNSKKFLSD from the exons ATGGAGGCTCTGGTTCCCTTGGTGAAGAGTTACCCAGGCCTGTCAGTCCTGGCAGTCTCTCTTGTGTTCAGGCTGACCCATCGACTGCTACAGAATCTACCCGTGCCCAAGGTGGTGAGGCAGGATGCCTTTCGCTCATGGAAGTGGAAGAATCTCTCCGTCTCCATGGTGCACTCTGTCCTGACTGCAGTCTGGGCCCTGACCTG TGTTGTAGTTTCTCCGGAGCTGTTGGGTGACCTCCGCTCATACCACACACCCCTGTCCTACCTGCTGGTTTGCGTCTCCACAG GATACTTTGTGCAAGATGCAGGTGATATTATCCTGACAGGTCATGCAAGGGGCTCATGGGAATTCCTACTCCACCATGCAAtg GTGATCTGGTGTTTCCTGTACACCCTCTACACTCACCTGTTCATCGCGGGGGCTGTGATCGCCCTCTTCGTGGAGGTGAACAGCGTAACCCTACACTTGAGGCTGATGCTGAAGCTGGCGGGTGCTCAGGACTCTTCCCTGTACTACGTCAACAAGTTCGTCAACATGGTCACCTACATCGCCTTTCGCCTGAGTGCTCAGTTCTACCTCACCTGGTACCTCACCAGCAACTACTCCCTCTTGGAGCACAGTGGATACTTTTTGACCTCCATCATGGTGATGAATATCATGATTCTTGTTTATTTCTACCGTTTGCTTCGCACTGACTTCTTCCCTCGGAAAAAACACTTTGTGGGACAAAACGGTGTACACAACAACAACTCCAAGAAATTTCTCAGCGATTGA